A window of the Gossypium hirsutum isolate 1008001.06 chromosome A03, Gossypium_hirsutum_v2.1, whole genome shotgun sequence genome harbors these coding sequences:
- the LOC107929225 gene encoding uncharacterized protein isoform X3 yields MASEIQMKNIQLRQNYQNFWQTDLMNTMELDPLYCCFACWGGPCASYLLRRRALYNDMKRYKCCAGYMPCSGKCKENKCPEFCLCTEVFCCFGNSVASTRFLLQDELNIQTTKCDNCIIAFMLCLQQVACIFSFVAMIIGNDEIREAAHILNCLADIAYCS; encoded by the exons ATGGCGTCGGAAATACAAATGAAGAACATACAACTTCGCCAGAACTATCAAAATTTTTGGCAAACCGATCTCATGAACACCATGGAACTCGACCCTCTTT ATTGTTGCTTTGCTTGTTGGGG TGGCCCATGTGCGTCGTACTTGCTTCGAAGACGAGCACTTTACAATGACATGAAAAG GTATAAATGTTGTGCTGGTTATATGCCATGTAGTGGTAAgtgtaaagaaaataaatgtcCTGAGTTTTGCCTTTGTACTGAG GTATTTTGTTGCTTTGGAAACTCAGTGGCATCTACACGATTTCTATTACAAGACGAATTAAATATCCAAACAACAAAGTGTGACAATTGCATCATT GCTTTCATGTTATGCCTCCAACAAGTTGCCTGCatattttcttttgttgcaaTGATTATTGGAAACGATGAGATTCGAGAAGCCGCGCATATACTCAACTGTTTGGCCGATATAGCTTATTGCTCGTAA
- the LOC107929225 gene encoding proline-rich extensin-like protein EPR1 isoform X2, whose amino-acid sequence MLCLQQVACIFSFVAMIIGNDEIREAAHILNCLADIAYCSVCPCMQTQHKIEMDKRDRMFGPRPMTIPPVQFMLRTDYHQNPPMDGYPPPYQQPYALGYVVQDYPPSVPLPPDYHQNPPMDEYPPPYQQPYAPRYVVQDYPSSVTPPPNYPSSVPPPPNYRPSC is encoded by the exons ATGTTATGCCTCCAACAAGTTGCCTGCatattttcttttgttgcaaTGATTATTGGAAACGATGAGATTCGAGAAGCCGCGCATATACTCAACTGTTTGGCCGATATAGCTTATTGCTC GGTCTGTCCATGCATGCAG ACACAACATAAGATTGAAATGGACAAAAGAGACCGCATGTTCGGTCCCCGACCAATGACAATACCTCCGGTCCAGTTTATGTTGCGGACCGATTATCATCAAAATCCTCCTATGGATGGATACCCACCACCGTACCAACAACCTTATGCACTTGGCTATGTAGTTCAAGATTATCCGCCATCTGTTCCCCTACCACCCGATTATCATCAAAATCCTCCTATGGATGAATATCCACCACCATACCAACAACCTTATGCACCTCGCTATGTAGTTCAAGATTATCCGTCGTCTGTTACCCCGCCACCCAATTATCCGTCGTCTGTCCCTCCACCACCCAATTATCGACCATCGTGTTAG
- the LOC107929225 gene encoding uncharacterized protein isoform X1, whose product MASEIQMKNIQLRQNYQNFWQTDLMNTMELDPLYCCFACWGGPCASYLLRRRALYNDMKRYKCCAGYMPCSGKCKENKCPEFCLCTEVFCCFGNSVASTRFLLQDELNIQTTKCDNCIIAFMLCLQQVACIFSFVAMIIGNDEIREAAHILNCLADIAYCSVCPCMQTQHKIEMDKRDRMFGPRPMTIPPVQFMLRTDYHQNPPMDGYPPPYQQPYALGYVVQDYPPSVPLPPDYHQNPPMDEYPPPYQQPYAPRYVVQDYPSSVTPPPNYPSSVPPPPNYRPSC is encoded by the exons ATGGCGTCGGAAATACAAATGAAGAACATACAACTTCGCCAGAACTATCAAAATTTTTGGCAAACCGATCTCATGAACACCATGGAACTCGACCCTCTTT ATTGTTGCTTTGCTTGTTGGGG TGGCCCATGTGCGTCGTACTTGCTTCGAAGACGAGCACTTTACAATGACATGAAAAG GTATAAATGTTGTGCTGGTTATATGCCATGTAGTGGTAAgtgtaaagaaaataaatgtcCTGAGTTTTGCCTTTGTACTGAG GTATTTTGTTGCTTTGGAAACTCAGTGGCATCTACACGATTTCTATTACAAGACGAATTAAATATCCAAACAACAAAGTGTGACAATTGCATCATT GCTTTCATGTTATGCCTCCAACAAGTTGCCTGCatattttcttttgttgcaaTGATTATTGGAAACGATGAGATTCGAGAAGCCGCGCATATACTCAACTGTTTGGCCGATATAGCTTATTGCTC GGTCTGTCCATGCATGCAG ACACAACATAAGATTGAAATGGACAAAAGAGACCGCATGTTCGGTCCCCGACCAATGACAATACCTCCGGTCCAGTTTATGTTGCGGACCGATTATCATCAAAATCCTCCTATGGATGGATACCCACCACCGTACCAACAACCTTATGCACTTGGCTATGTAGTTCAAGATTATCCGCCATCTGTTCCCCTACCACCCGATTATCATCAAAATCCTCCTATGGATGAATATCCACCACCATACCAACAACCTTATGCACCTCGCTATGTAGTTCAAGATTATCCGTCGTCTGTTACCCCGCCACCCAATTATCCGTCGTCTGTCCCTCCACCACCCAATTATCGACCATCGTGTTAG